The following are from one region of the Hemibagrus wyckioides isolate EC202008001 linkage group LG24, SWU_Hwy_1.0, whole genome shotgun sequence genome:
- the si:dkey-89b17.4 gene encoding zinc finger protein 646 isoform X1, which translates to MAMHDMNRAKGFPCKECDMICPSTPSLLEHMKAHYHQEAIGRFECEQCGRIFKHASSLASHKKSHELGSFQCPVCTRTLPNAIALKNHLRIHTLSPSAQAEEENEDGVDEDRDYGLAQDLSDTGYRGLNSSSSSMMAGHDHDKQKSPGSEDAWDRPFKCDQCDRTYRHHGSLVNHKKSHQEGTYKCTVCYKQFSNLAALGAHERTHSKFKPPGMSMGSLVPEVSSEHRPPASQNDDLAACFCHLCQVSLPSKSDFQEHILLHNAASSSLGLTRSFPGIVPHNLSTVRSPAVNPYTPALGDPLPLPPLPDKRYDQMLGPPVNNPIYTCAYCGSGHSDVESLKLHYLTHESHPPPHAQVVSSILSSDGLGSNSQPSVSSPSGESRSQQQSSSIDDADRRFKCQECGKSYRHAGSLVNHKRCHQTGQYQCTICCKEYPHLAALHSHLRSHKSRSNSQGMNSEGDWLSSEPMTGLDSQQGFVHSQDQENGTTTPISLSGNLSDAAHFVPDSGHSSGLDSLEFHDRFDGSLAQGNSGHPQNSRQSDRNMCAEQGGMSNGYMGNMGFHSSSGTSLPASSSSLKEGNRHRRGHEQYGGSQSKRIEEKEEDGEVYQCTVCGNHYASLRALRSHLRSHGMNQGAGPSSSLSPVGEQEWRRRQEGSQASLLVCSICGQTFSKKHDLLNHQLVHGPPRPGGSGQGLGGGSSSANGKMDGRNHICVDCGMFFADRHHLITHLCPGKGRGGVLSKDLNGAKGMSGGAGTSSSAVGHRQMSGSDDRPHRCDQCGRGYRHPCSLLNHKKSHKTGVFRCLVCQKRYYNLLALKNHQRTHFDLKRHKCEECGKAFKIQKQLINHLRLHEEHRAKTGGQDQRIRSMNQHNGARYEGGPSQMQPMRMGDPKMQNPSQMMPNYGQPQGFKKPYAGARAQQVDDGSGRRPFACDQCGRTYRHAGSLANHKNLHKIGEYHCNVCNSTYPNRLAMKNHLRMHFALKKYSCQDCGRGFRNQRQLETHTTNQLCKDLPGPSVPPPMAPPPPSYECNGCSECFRSSSDLASHNCSAQLPSSSASLNSSGLTMDSGDLGSPEREERPFSCDLCGCSYKHASSLLNHKNTHKTGNFSCSYCDKPYTNYMALRNHMRIHTQKKRHICSTCGKAFRLARFLRNHQRVHEEGHARFGCPTCGKSFQGRSGLARHRCGDNQVGMEYRRKDTSSTSREGAEECRFTCEQCGRSYRHASSLLNHKNTHTVGIYHCAVCLKTYPNLLALKNHRRIHSELRRHRCAECGKAFRVFSHLQNHSRLHQKEHEFTCTQCQRTLPSQTSFRLHLQMHHGRAQKSSHYSHQQTPEGSSGGSSDLGWSSGLDLTLMQACHQNPPQRGCNDASRKSHVCDQCGRGYRHASSLLNHKNSHKSGTYYCSPCQKEFSNLMAYKNHRRIHTEPKRYQCADCGKAFRVSTQLVCHRRIHTKEKPFSCQQCDKRFSSKSNLRHHQKVHWSHNSSAPMGTSNFLSMPTGPFI; encoded by the exons ATGGCTATGCATGATATGAATCGTGCCAAGGGTTTTCCTTGCAAAGAATGCGACATGATATGCCCAAGTACACCTAGCCTTCTGGAGCATATGAAAGCCCACTATCACCAAGAAGCAATTGGCAGATTTGAATGTGAACAGTGTGGACGAATTTTCAAGCATGCCAGTAGCTTGGCGTCGCACAAAAAGTCCCACGAGCTGGGTTCATTCCAGTGCCCAGTGTGTACCAGAACACTACCCAATGCAATAGCCCTGAAGAACCACCTTCGCATTCACACTCTGTCTCCTAGTGCACAAGCTGAAGAGGAGAATGaggatggtgttgatgaagatAGGGATTATGGCTTAGCACAAGATCTTTCTGACACAGGTTACCGGGGCctgaacagcagcagcagcagcatgatGGCGGGCCACGACCACGACAAGCAGAAGTCTCCAGGGTCCGAAGATGCTTGGGACAGACCATTCAAGTGTGACCAGTGTGACAGGACCTACAGGCACCACGGCAGCTTGGTCAACCACAAGAAGTCCCATCAGGAAGGCACTTACAAGTGTACCGTCTGTTACAAGCAGTTCAGCAATCTGGCAGCGCTTGGGGCACATGAGCGCACCCATTCCAAGTTCAAGCCTCCTGGGATGTCCATGGGAAGCCTCGTGCCTGAGGTGTCATCCGAACATCGCCCCCCTGCCTCACAAAACGACGACTTGGCAGCCTGCTTTTGCCACCTGTGCCAGGTTTCTTTACCCAGTAAGAGTGACTTTCAGGAGCACATCCTGTTGCATAATGCTGCATCGTCGTCGTTGGGGCTGACACGTAGTTTCCCAGGGATCGTGCCACACAATCTCAGCACTGTTCGTTCCCCGGCAGTCAATCCATACACCCCAGCTCTTGGCGACCCTCTTCCACTTCCCCCTTTACCAGACAAGCGTTATGATCAGATGCTAGGTCCTCCTGTCAACAATCCCATTTATACATGTGCATACTGTGGGTCTGGACATTCCGATGTGGAAAGTCTCAAACTGCACTACTTAACCCACGAATCTCACCCCCCACCACATGCCCAAGTGGTATCCTCAATCCTAAGCTCAGATGGCCTGGGCTCCAACTCCCAGCCATCTGTATCCTCACCTAGTGGGGAATCCAGATCCCAGCAGCAGTCCTCATCCATTGATGACGCAGACCGCAGGTTCAAGTGTCAAGAGTGCGGAAAGAGCTATCGGCATGCAGGGAGCCTTGTCAATCACAAGCGCTGTCATCAAACAGGACAGTACCAGTGCACCATTTGCTGTAAGGAGTATCCACACCTTGCAGCACTCCACAGCCACCTCCGCAGTCACAAATCCCGCTCAAACTCTCAGGGTATGAACTCAGAAGGTGACTGGCTCTCTTCTGAGCCCATGACGGGCCTCGATTCCCAACAAGGGTTTGTGCATTCTCAGGATCAGGAGAATGGCACAACGACACCCATCTCACTTTCTGGTAATCTCAGCGATGCCGCCCATTTCGTACCAGACAGTGGCCATAGCAGCGGACTCGATTCACTGGAGTTCCATGACCGCTTTGATGGTTCACTGGCTCAAGGCAACTCTGGCCATCCGCAGAACAGTCGCCAGTCGGACCGGAACATGTGTGCTGAACAGGGCGGTATGTCCAATGGCTACATGGGAAACATGGGCTTTCACAGTTCGAGTGGTACGTCTTTGCCAGCAAGCAGTTCTAGTCTCAAAGAAGGCAACCGGCACCGACGTGGACATGAGCAGTATGGAGGAAGCCAGTCTAAGAGAAtcgaagaaaaagaagaagatggtgaagtTTACCAGTGCACAGTCTGTGGGAACCATTACGCAAGTCTTCGGGCCCTTCGTAGCCACTTGCGCAGCCATGGCATGAACCAAGGTGCCGGACCTTCCTCCTCCCTTTCACCTGTAGGTGAGCAAGAGTGGAGGAGGCGGCAAGAGGGTAGTCAAGCCAGTCTTCTGGTTTGTAGTATATGTGGCCAGACTTTCAGTAAAAAACACGACCTTCTTAATCACCAATTGGTCCACGGACCTCCTCGACCGGGTGGCTCTGGACAGGGCTTGGGGGGCGGCAGCTCTAGTGCTAATGgcaaaatggatggaaggaaccACATTTGCGTTGACTGTGGCATGTTCTTTGCAGATCGCCATCACCTGATCACTCACCTGTGCCCAGGCAAGGGGAGAGGCGGAGTGCTGAGCAAAGACTTGAACGGAGCTAAAGGGATgagtggtggtgctgggacCAGTAGCAGTGCTGTGGGCCACCGGCAAATGTCTGGCTCAGACGATCGGCCACATAGGTGCGACCAATGTGGGAGAGGTTACAGGCATCCATGCTCCCTTCTGAACCACAAGAAATCGCACAAGACTGGGGTCTTCCGCTGCCTTGTCTGCCAAAAACGCTACTACAACCTGCTGGCCCTCAAGAACCACCAGAGGACTCATTTTGACTTAAAGAG GCACAAGTGTGAGGAGTGTGGCAAAGCCTTCAAGATCCAAAAGCAACTCATCAACCATCTTCGTCTGCACGAAGAGCACCGAGCCAAAACAGGCGGTCAAGATCAGCGCATCCGAAGCATGAATCAACACAACGGAGCACGTTATGAGGGGGGACCTTCTCAGATGCAGCCGATGAGAATGGGGGACCCCAAAATGCAGAACCCTTCCCAGATGATGCCCAATTATGGCCAGCCGCAAGGTTTTAAGAAGCCATACGCTGGGGCGAGAGCCCAGCAAGTGGACGATGGAAGCGGGCGACGCCCTTTTGCCTGTGATCAGTGTGGCCGCACCTATCGACACGCTGGCAGTCTGGCCAATCACAAAAATCTGCACAAGATCGGAGAGTACCATTGCAATGTTTGCAACTCCACTTACCCTAACCGCCTGGCTATGAAGAACCACTTGCGTATGCATTTTGCTCTCAAGAAGTACTCTTGCCAAGACTGTGGACGTGGGTTTAGGAACCAGAGGCAGCTTGAAACTCACACTACCAACCAACTTTGCAAAGACCTTCCAGGCCCGAGTGTGCCGCCGCCAATGGCCCCTCCCCCTCCGAGTTACGAGTGCAACGGGTGCTCTGAATGTTTTCGATCCTCTTCCGACCTCGCTTCGCATAACTGCAGTGCCCAGCTTCCTTCCTCTTCAGCCTCCCTCAACAGCTCTGGTTTGACCATGGACTCTGGAGACCTGGGATCTCCAGAACGCGAGGAGCGACCTTTCTCCTGCGACCTCTGTGGCTGCTCATACAAGCACGCCAGCAGCCTTCTGAACCACAAGAACACGCACAAGACGGGCAACTTCAGCTGCTCCTACTGTGACAAGCCCTACACCAACTACATGGCACTGCGCAACCACATGCGCATCCACACGCAGAAGAAGAGGCACATCTGCTCCACCTGTGGGAAAGCCTTCCGACTGGCCCGATTCCTGCGCAACCATCAGAGGGTCCACGAGGAAGGACATGCCCGATTCGGATGCCCCACCTGCGGGAAGAGCTTCCAGGGGCGCTCTGGGCTGGCCAGGCACCGCTGCGGGGACAACCAGGTAGGCATGGAGTACAGGAGGAAGGACACTTCAAGCACTTCGAGAGAAGGGGCGGAAGAGTGCCGGTTCAC ATGTGAGCAGTGCGGCCGTTCGTACCGTCACGCCAGCTCTCTGCTgaaccacaaaaacacacacaccgtcgGCATCTATCACTGCGCTGTGTGCCTCAAGACCTACCCCAACCTGCTCGCTCTGAAAAATCACCGCCGGATCCATTCGGAGTTGCGGCGGCACCGCTGTGCGGAATGTGGCAAGGCGTTCCGTGTTTTCTCTCACCTTCAGAACCACAGCCGGCTCCACCAGAAAGAGCACGAATTCACGTGCACGCAGTGCCAGCGCACGTTACCGAGTCAGACCAGCTTCCGATTGCACCTGCAGATGCATCACGGACGAGCTCAGAAATCCTCACACTACTCCCACCAGCAGACTCCGGAAGGTTCCTCTGGCGGCAGTTCCGACCTCGGATGGAGTTCTGGGCTCGACCTGACCCTGATGCAGGCCTGTCACCAGAATCCGCCGCAGCGCGGCTGCAACGATGCGAGCCGCAAGTCACACGTCTGCGATCAGTGCGGACGTGGGTACCGCCACGCCAGCTCCCTACTCAACCACAAAAACAGTCACAAGTCTGGCACCTACTACTGCAGCCCCTGTCAGAAAGAATTCTCCAACCTGATGGCGTACAAAAACCACCGCCGCATACACACTGAGCCCAAGAGGTACCAGTGCGCCGACTGCGGGAAAGCGTTTCGCGTTTCCACACAGCTCGTGTGCCACCGTCGCATCCACACCAAGGAAAAACCCTTCTCATGCCAGCAGTGCGACAAACGATTCTCCAGCAAGTCCAACCTGCGACACCACCAAAAAGTCCACTGGTCCCATAACAGCAGTGCCCCCATGGGCACGTCAAATTTCCTCTCAATGCCAACTGGaccttttatataa
- the si:dkey-89b17.4 gene encoding zinc finger protein 646 isoform X2, with the protein MMAGHDHDKQKSPGSEDAWDRPFKCDQCDRTYRHHGSLVNHKKSHQEGTYKCTVCYKQFSNLAALGAHERTHSKFKPPGMSMGSLVPEVSSEHRPPASQNDDLAACFCHLCQVSLPSKSDFQEHILLHNAASSSLGLTRSFPGIVPHNLSTVRSPAVNPYTPALGDPLPLPPLPDKRYDQMLGPPVNNPIYTCAYCGSGHSDVESLKLHYLTHESHPPPHAQVVSSILSSDGLGSNSQPSVSSPSGESRSQQQSSSIDDADRRFKCQECGKSYRHAGSLVNHKRCHQTGQYQCTICCKEYPHLAALHSHLRSHKSRSNSQGMNSEGDWLSSEPMTGLDSQQGFVHSQDQENGTTTPISLSGNLSDAAHFVPDSGHSSGLDSLEFHDRFDGSLAQGNSGHPQNSRQSDRNMCAEQGGMSNGYMGNMGFHSSSGTSLPASSSSLKEGNRHRRGHEQYGGSQSKRIEEKEEDGEVYQCTVCGNHYASLRALRSHLRSHGMNQGAGPSSSLSPVGEQEWRRRQEGSQASLLVCSICGQTFSKKHDLLNHQLVHGPPRPGGSGQGLGGGSSSANGKMDGRNHICVDCGMFFADRHHLITHLCPGKGRGGVLSKDLNGAKGMSGGAGTSSSAVGHRQMSGSDDRPHRCDQCGRGYRHPCSLLNHKKSHKTGVFRCLVCQKRYYNLLALKNHQRTHFDLKRHKCEECGKAFKIQKQLINHLRLHEEHRAKTGGQDQRIRSMNQHNGARYEGGPSQMQPMRMGDPKMQNPSQMMPNYGQPQGFKKPYAGARAQQVDDGSGRRPFACDQCGRTYRHAGSLANHKNLHKIGEYHCNVCNSTYPNRLAMKNHLRMHFALKKYSCQDCGRGFRNQRQLETHTTNQLCKDLPGPSVPPPMAPPPPSYECNGCSECFRSSSDLASHNCSAQLPSSSASLNSSGLTMDSGDLGSPEREERPFSCDLCGCSYKHASSLLNHKNTHKTGNFSCSYCDKPYTNYMALRNHMRIHTQKKRHICSTCGKAFRLARFLRNHQRVHEEGHARFGCPTCGKSFQGRSGLARHRCGDNQVGMEYRRKDTSSTSREGAEECRFTCEQCGRSYRHASSLLNHKNTHTVGIYHCAVCLKTYPNLLALKNHRRIHSELRRHRCAECGKAFRVFSHLQNHSRLHQKEHEFTCTQCQRTLPSQTSFRLHLQMHHGRAQKSSHYSHQQTPEGSSGGSSDLGWSSGLDLTLMQACHQNPPQRGCNDASRKSHVCDQCGRGYRHASSLLNHKNSHKSGTYYCSPCQKEFSNLMAYKNHRRIHTEPKRYQCADCGKAFRVSTQLVCHRRIHTKEKPFSCQQCDKRFSSKSNLRHHQKVHWSHNSSAPMGTSNFLSMPTGPFI; encoded by the exons atgatGGCGGGCCACGACCACGACAAGCAGAAGTCTCCAGGGTCCGAAGATGCTTGGGACAGACCATTCAAGTGTGACCAGTGTGACAGGACCTACAGGCACCACGGCAGCTTGGTCAACCACAAGAAGTCCCATCAGGAAGGCACTTACAAGTGTACCGTCTGTTACAAGCAGTTCAGCAATCTGGCAGCGCTTGGGGCACATGAGCGCACCCATTCCAAGTTCAAGCCTCCTGGGATGTCCATGGGAAGCCTCGTGCCTGAGGTGTCATCCGAACATCGCCCCCCTGCCTCACAAAACGACGACTTGGCAGCCTGCTTTTGCCACCTGTGCCAGGTTTCTTTACCCAGTAAGAGTGACTTTCAGGAGCACATCCTGTTGCATAATGCTGCATCGTCGTCGTTGGGGCTGACACGTAGTTTCCCAGGGATCGTGCCACACAATCTCAGCACTGTTCGTTCCCCGGCAGTCAATCCATACACCCCAGCTCTTGGCGACCCTCTTCCACTTCCCCCTTTACCAGACAAGCGTTATGATCAGATGCTAGGTCCTCCTGTCAACAATCCCATTTATACATGTGCATACTGTGGGTCTGGACATTCCGATGTGGAAAGTCTCAAACTGCACTACTTAACCCACGAATCTCACCCCCCACCACATGCCCAAGTGGTATCCTCAATCCTAAGCTCAGATGGCCTGGGCTCCAACTCCCAGCCATCTGTATCCTCACCTAGTGGGGAATCCAGATCCCAGCAGCAGTCCTCATCCATTGATGACGCAGACCGCAGGTTCAAGTGTCAAGAGTGCGGAAAGAGCTATCGGCATGCAGGGAGCCTTGTCAATCACAAGCGCTGTCATCAAACAGGACAGTACCAGTGCACCATTTGCTGTAAGGAGTATCCACACCTTGCAGCACTCCACAGCCACCTCCGCAGTCACAAATCCCGCTCAAACTCTCAGGGTATGAACTCAGAAGGTGACTGGCTCTCTTCTGAGCCCATGACGGGCCTCGATTCCCAACAAGGGTTTGTGCATTCTCAGGATCAGGAGAATGGCACAACGACACCCATCTCACTTTCTGGTAATCTCAGCGATGCCGCCCATTTCGTACCAGACAGTGGCCATAGCAGCGGACTCGATTCACTGGAGTTCCATGACCGCTTTGATGGTTCACTGGCTCAAGGCAACTCTGGCCATCCGCAGAACAGTCGCCAGTCGGACCGGAACATGTGTGCTGAACAGGGCGGTATGTCCAATGGCTACATGGGAAACATGGGCTTTCACAGTTCGAGTGGTACGTCTTTGCCAGCAAGCAGTTCTAGTCTCAAAGAAGGCAACCGGCACCGACGTGGACATGAGCAGTATGGAGGAAGCCAGTCTAAGAGAAtcgaagaaaaagaagaagatggtgaagtTTACCAGTGCACAGTCTGTGGGAACCATTACGCAAGTCTTCGGGCCCTTCGTAGCCACTTGCGCAGCCATGGCATGAACCAAGGTGCCGGACCTTCCTCCTCCCTTTCACCTGTAGGTGAGCAAGAGTGGAGGAGGCGGCAAGAGGGTAGTCAAGCCAGTCTTCTGGTTTGTAGTATATGTGGCCAGACTTTCAGTAAAAAACACGACCTTCTTAATCACCAATTGGTCCACGGACCTCCTCGACCGGGTGGCTCTGGACAGGGCTTGGGGGGCGGCAGCTCTAGTGCTAATGgcaaaatggatggaaggaaccACATTTGCGTTGACTGTGGCATGTTCTTTGCAGATCGCCATCACCTGATCACTCACCTGTGCCCAGGCAAGGGGAGAGGCGGAGTGCTGAGCAAAGACTTGAACGGAGCTAAAGGGATgagtggtggtgctgggacCAGTAGCAGTGCTGTGGGCCACCGGCAAATGTCTGGCTCAGACGATCGGCCACATAGGTGCGACCAATGTGGGAGAGGTTACAGGCATCCATGCTCCCTTCTGAACCACAAGAAATCGCACAAGACTGGGGTCTTCCGCTGCCTTGTCTGCCAAAAACGCTACTACAACCTGCTGGCCCTCAAGAACCACCAGAGGACTCATTTTGACTTAAAGAG GCACAAGTGTGAGGAGTGTGGCAAAGCCTTCAAGATCCAAAAGCAACTCATCAACCATCTTCGTCTGCACGAAGAGCACCGAGCCAAAACAGGCGGTCAAGATCAGCGCATCCGAAGCATGAATCAACACAACGGAGCACGTTATGAGGGGGGACCTTCTCAGATGCAGCCGATGAGAATGGGGGACCCCAAAATGCAGAACCCTTCCCAGATGATGCCCAATTATGGCCAGCCGCAAGGTTTTAAGAAGCCATACGCTGGGGCGAGAGCCCAGCAAGTGGACGATGGAAGCGGGCGACGCCCTTTTGCCTGTGATCAGTGTGGCCGCACCTATCGACACGCTGGCAGTCTGGCCAATCACAAAAATCTGCACAAGATCGGAGAGTACCATTGCAATGTTTGCAACTCCACTTACCCTAACCGCCTGGCTATGAAGAACCACTTGCGTATGCATTTTGCTCTCAAGAAGTACTCTTGCCAAGACTGTGGACGTGGGTTTAGGAACCAGAGGCAGCTTGAAACTCACACTACCAACCAACTTTGCAAAGACCTTCCAGGCCCGAGTGTGCCGCCGCCAATGGCCCCTCCCCCTCCGAGTTACGAGTGCAACGGGTGCTCTGAATGTTTTCGATCCTCTTCCGACCTCGCTTCGCATAACTGCAGTGCCCAGCTTCCTTCCTCTTCAGCCTCCCTCAACAGCTCTGGTTTGACCATGGACTCTGGAGACCTGGGATCTCCAGAACGCGAGGAGCGACCTTTCTCCTGCGACCTCTGTGGCTGCTCATACAAGCACGCCAGCAGCCTTCTGAACCACAAGAACACGCACAAGACGGGCAACTTCAGCTGCTCCTACTGTGACAAGCCCTACACCAACTACATGGCACTGCGCAACCACATGCGCATCCACACGCAGAAGAAGAGGCACATCTGCTCCACCTGTGGGAAAGCCTTCCGACTGGCCCGATTCCTGCGCAACCATCAGAGGGTCCACGAGGAAGGACATGCCCGATTCGGATGCCCCACCTGCGGGAAGAGCTTCCAGGGGCGCTCTGGGCTGGCCAGGCACCGCTGCGGGGACAACCAGGTAGGCATGGAGTACAGGAGGAAGGACACTTCAAGCACTTCGAGAGAAGGGGCGGAAGAGTGCCGGTTCAC ATGTGAGCAGTGCGGCCGTTCGTACCGTCACGCCAGCTCTCTGCTgaaccacaaaaacacacacaccgtcgGCATCTATCACTGCGCTGTGTGCCTCAAGACCTACCCCAACCTGCTCGCTCTGAAAAATCACCGCCGGATCCATTCGGAGTTGCGGCGGCACCGCTGTGCGGAATGTGGCAAGGCGTTCCGTGTTTTCTCTCACCTTCAGAACCACAGCCGGCTCCACCAGAAAGAGCACGAATTCACGTGCACGCAGTGCCAGCGCACGTTACCGAGTCAGACCAGCTTCCGATTGCACCTGCAGATGCATCACGGACGAGCTCAGAAATCCTCACACTACTCCCACCAGCAGACTCCGGAAGGTTCCTCTGGCGGCAGTTCCGACCTCGGATGGAGTTCTGGGCTCGACCTGACCCTGATGCAGGCCTGTCACCAGAATCCGCCGCAGCGCGGCTGCAACGATGCGAGCCGCAAGTCACACGTCTGCGATCAGTGCGGACGTGGGTACCGCCACGCCAGCTCCCTACTCAACCACAAAAACAGTCACAAGTCTGGCACCTACTACTGCAGCCCCTGTCAGAAAGAATTCTCCAACCTGATGGCGTACAAAAACCACCGCCGCATACACACTGAGCCCAAGAGGTACCAGTGCGCCGACTGCGGGAAAGCGTTTCGCGTTTCCACACAGCTCGTGTGCCACCGTCGCATCCACACCAAGGAAAAACCCTTCTCATGCCAGCAGTGCGACAAACGATTCTCCAGCAAGTCCAACCTGCGACACCACCAAAAAGTCCACTGGTCCCATAACAGCAGTGCCCCCATGGGCACGTCAAATTTCCTCTCAATGCCAACTGGaccttttatataa